In Daphnia magna isolate NIES linkage group LG6, ASM2063170v1.1, whole genome shotgun sequence, the following are encoded in one genomic region:
- the LOC116925096 gene encoding serine-rich adhesin for platelets isoform X3 produces MLTDTAFLDDAQSLGAIPCESLSSEPCWANMNTLSSGGGGGGGSGGSSNSNSPGLGSNNNNHTTSSASPTTTTTTGNSNSSGGGAGGSNGLTGTSAAAIKKRRKSDTKPLSQINKCLNEKRRREQENVYIEELAELISVSIADVNSLSVKPDKCAILQETVNQIRKIREQEEDGRSSSSSSSSSSSTSSNGSSTNSSGTSSANSGTGGAVGAVGAGGAGGAVGAVGAVGGGGQGNNTTSPGGVTDGGVGPLLQQGDVSSSKPALLDTQLLGTFLLEALDGFLFVVNTEGKTEYVSENVAHFLHYQPQDLVGKSIYNFIHHGDHARFSSSLLPTAIAWPSEMAPTSQNRIGRCFNCRLLIQPLGEQDETMEEKQQRVEHYENMQISAVLQPYPADGGQQQQQPTKKISGAAAAAAAAAAAVGLETSDLELALTSVASGSLAGDPQHCLVCVARRIPSTEKMAAANPTVGGPIVEQFTTKLDPSGKIVAVDVTGVSSPYSSYLSKEALVSCTIQELCYPDDLPVFQAHLQETLHSGCGISSRYRLRLTGASTPMGHRGGAGGGSGGFLVVQTKSKRFIHGDTHETDFIMATHSIIVDDDGEDVDTGNSSSSNTNTNTSRMMLLAAASDTLNDHHRLSESTGSIISQPQQQQQQQQQQQQQQQSNPVLTSVVRHDVISATSFGNSGCSGGATTATTSSTSSSSYSSTFAGLSLGTSGDLLNDFVVPDLFMASPPWDFNNSESSLDDGGSGVALAAASAAASAAVAAAAQITNSHHLQAVTATSSLQLSVPSPLSLIPSGGPLLAGHLPHHSVGGMINWGSPPPSAGAGGVGQRAGSTPCGQMATVMGSSRPSSRQSASSTPRPPSVSSAFSPAPNSVLGVVHPSPVLSPVGATSIHSAAMSCTSGLVTGSTSSSSAGQQQPSPASMTTPFSNNFPFSPLQDPIPQHPATAPQTHNPATPFLDEVRDTKDGIISSGPGGSVSHGHNYLSGGSHHQQQHHHHHQQQQQQQQQQQHATDKQMSALSSLLNCNDAATSSSSSSSSSSSSSSSSSLAESGRLRILLMQRPGNAPPPSAHQQPGHSSSGSSSSSSSTSTSTSTSTSTSTNTNTNTNSSNNNNNNNNNASGNNNSSSVNGSHLLAALGDAEAVKREKDENSGAPSCGSLSVTKGSHGNRILKGLLNQDDGDEADQADDTSNHRFLLTARGNLSGDGVKTSSSAGNNNNNTTNTNNNNTNNNNNMLHKLLNVRSDDDAEQRMGLRKPNELLKKLLKDPEEDHQQASGNGSSSACGGTGSGGTANQLQQFHHQRQQQQQQQQQHQQHQQHQQHQQSQQQQQQNQHHHSDQVSFQEEQLLKSFGFPSPTASSGSSTAATVATGSLANMLATSQMTHLRSPQPPGMSSHCDGLLEFGGVVCSSTTASGMVFGGNAAVGGASGMRGTKRHSEEARDEVKASKEPMLSADHLMMSAGGGGVLHQLLGPPPLSTASTSSSSSASSSSACSSSAALSSSLAPSNAHSVAATTLAIAALQHQPLSSPSTAAAVAAATSAVAAAAATANAMASQLQAAPSAQSAAAAVAAAAAAAAAAAAAAAANLPASSKLCEKNKMLASLLAKTPVMPSPSSTNIASPKPSALPQEKLPKDLKEKILQTPPVSGTSAPGAHWAGGSVQTQPPTTMQLPPHPAIQQPQQQQQHVLNQQQQQQQQQQQQQQQQQQQQQQQQQQQRHPAMQQSQQHQLHPRSQHLPQQHQHLNLGQKQQQQPTPQTGGFLNSLLNRPIDSASGPNIIGESQQQANQQQQQQQQQQQQLYLAAQQPPPVQLQHRPNQTVQKLSLNNQQQLSAAMNSSGGFNISLHPQQHQQQQQQHHHHLQQQQQQQQQHHQQQQQQQQQQQQQQQQQQQQHHQLQHQLSGSMLADRGLLQAGGGPGQRSGMSIQPQQQTSHANSMMAAASLESSDGSYSVHADFMTPLDVQMASVAGWGDTPSMDPELSDIIEQVIDMDERYESDSMIFGELTSVTPPPVAIQPVLSVQSSQAIASVAQATAIVGPLGPHLQMDMSKEKLAITAIQKSLMSYEKIPTVAQSPPAYNLPGYAQQGQGAPTRMSTPTYGMNSAPASSLPMANQQLQTNLTMPGARKQKLPVQQRRLANRQQQQQQQQQQQQQQQQQQQQQQQQQQSSSQEQQQQQQQPAPQQQLLGVLLNESSVQHTQGAQLSPGALQIMDDLLNAIPPNMTISRSDSQVSPNYGSVMLSSPLGSGPLSSQISPGQRPMQPPFSPHGPMSAANGGNYNQNPQAQMANNSSSNNYAPGGPSSRLSPFSSAQVSPRIGAPSQGFQQQQQQQQQQQQHGAQLSPQPGVGARSSPGISLQGQPSPGVAVGPWNNNVPNRPNLQPQRQQQQQQQQQPQQQQKQQQQQQQQQPPQPQPQQQHLLGYGQGIRSGYAPRPAIRSLANSGPPNCVGPPGPSSGNSNRQSYNNNGISDNPAGPNPSNGIFVRQQQQQQQQQQQQQQQQQQLRLQRTVSAPSGVIPGAGGGPVQVVGRNDGGNSGGGPAMASEYVRKELKAVVGARTIQRGLSGPIGNLNQNLGSGPMNHSSPPMMVPGGKPLNQADLEALGLSYELPQGNDGLHGRIWDSPNMGESPSQTMPSVRNTMEEAPRPADPQMSLLKQLLSE; encoded by the exons GAGTTTGGGTGCAATTCCATGCGAGTCACTATCGTCCGAGCCGTGCTGGGCCAACATGAATACGCTCAGCAGCGGCGGCGGAGGTGGTGGCGGCAGCGGTGGTAGCAGCAATAGCAACAGCCCAGGTCTcggcagcaacaacaacaatcatACGACGTCGTCGGCCTCaccgacgacgacgacgacgaccggcaacagcaacagcagcggCGGTGGCGCTGGCGGCAGCAACGGCCTCACCGGCACCTCGGCGGCCGCCATCAAAAAGCGACGCAAATCCGACACGAAGCCGCTGTCGCAAATCAACAAGTGTCTCAACGAAAAAAGACGTCGCGAACAG gAAAACGTCTACATTGAAGAGTTGGCTGAATTGATTTCGGTGAGCATTGCCGACGTGAACTCGCTGTCTGTGAAACCGGACAAGTGCGCCATTTTACAAGAGACGGTCAATCAGATCCGAAAGATCCGTGAACAGGAAGAAGACGGACGAAGTTCGAGTAGCAgtagtagcagcagcagcagcaccagTTCGAATGGTAGTAGCACCAACAGTTCTGGCACGAGTTCAGCCAATAGCGGAACAGGAGGAGCCGTAGGAGCTGTAGGAGCAGGAGGAGCAGGAGGAGCCGTAGGAGCCGTAGGAGCCGTAGGAGGAGGTGGACAGGGCAACAACACGACGTCGCCCGGCGGAGTGACTGATGGCGGCGTCGGGCCGCTGCTCCAACAGGGCGACGTTTCATCATCGAAACCGGCCCTGCTAGACACGCAACTTTTGGGTACGTTCCTGCTCGAAGCCCTTGACGGCTTCCTGTTTGTCGTCAACACGGAAGGGAAAACGGAGTATGTCTCTGAAAATGTCGCCCATTTTCTACACTACCAACCGCAAGATCTCGTCGGCAAATCCATCTACAATTTTATCCACCACGGAGATCACGCCCGTTTTTCGTCGTCGCTCTTACCCACGGCCATCG CGTGGCCGAGTGAAATGGCACCAACGTCTCAGAACAGGATAGGTCGCTGTTTCAATTGCCGATTACTGATCCAGCCGCTTGGCGAGCAAGACGAAACGATGGAGGAGAAGCAGCAGCGAGTCGAACACTATGAGAACATGCAAATATCTGCCGTTCTCCAGCCGTATCCAGCGGACGGtggccagcagcagcagcagccaacAAAGAAAATCAGCGGGGCAGCGGCAGCTGCGGCCGCAGCCGCAGCCGCCGTCGGCTTGGAGACGTCCGATTTGGAACTGGCGCTGACGTCTGTGGCTAGCGGCTCGCTCGCAGGTGATCCGCAGCACTGCCTCGTGTGCGTAGCCAGGCGCATTCCGTCGACGGAGAAAATGGCTGCCGCCAACCCGACGGTTGGAGGTCCAATCGTGGAACAGTTCACCACCAAATTGGACCCGAGTGGCAAGATAGTAGCCGTCGATGTGACGGGCGTTTCTTCGCCCTACAGTTCCTACTTGAGCAAAGAGGCGCTCGTCTCGTGTACGATCCAGGAGCTCTGCTACCCCGACGATTTGCCCGTTTTCCAGGCGCATCTACAGGAAACGCTGCATTCCGGCTGCGGCATCAGCTCCAGATATCGGCTCAGATTGACCGGCGCCTCCACCCCGATGGGTCACCGTGGTGGCGCCGGCGGAGGCAGCGGAGGCTTTCTCGTCGTTCAAACCAAGTCGAAACGTTTCATTCACGGTGACACGCACGAGACGGACTTTATCATGGCCACGCATTCCATCATCGTCGATGACGACGGTGAAGATGTCGACACtggcaacagcagcagcagcaacaccAACACCAACACCAGCCGAATGATGTTGTTGGCGGCCGCGAGCGACACGCTCAACGACCATCACCGTCTATCGGAATCGACGGGCAGTATCATCAGTCAGccgcagcaacagcagcaacagcagcagcagcagcagcagcagcagcagagcAACCCGGTGCTCACCAGCGTCGTCCGCCACGATGTGATATCAGCCACCAGTTTCGGCAACAGCGGCTGCAGTGGTGGCGCCACGACGGCAACCACTTCCtccacctcctcctcctcctacTCCAGTACCTTCGCCGGACTCAGTCTGGGAACGAGCGGCGATCTTCTCAATGACTTTGTCGTGCCCGACTTGTTCATGGCTTCACCGCCCTGGGATTTCAATAACAGCGAGTCGAGCCTGGACGACGGCGGCAGCGGCGTCGCGCTGGCCGCCGCCTCGGCTGCCGCTTCGGCCGCTGTTGCCGCCGCTGCTCAAATCACCAACAGTCACCACTTGCAGGCCGTCACGGCCACGTCCAGCCTGCAGCTCTCGGTTCCGTCGCCTCTCTCCCTCATCCCGTCGGGCGGTCCTCTCTTGGCCGGCCACCTACCCCATCATTCTGTTGGCGGAATGATCAACTGGGGCAGCCCTCCGCCGTCGGCCGGTGCCGGGGGAGTAGGACAACGAGCCGGCTCGACACCGTGCGGACAAATGGCGACCGTCATGGGCTCGTCGAGGCCCAGCTCGAGACAAAGCGCCTCGTCGACACCGCGACCGCCCAGCGTGTCTTCAGCCTTCAGTCCGGCTCCCAATTCCGTCCTGGGCGTCGTTCATCCGTCACCCGTGCTCAGTCCAGTCGGCGCCACCAGCATCCATTCAGCCGCAATGTCTTGCACCAGCGGTTTGGTCACTGGCTCCACGTCGTCGTCATCGGCTGGCCAGCAACAACCCAGTCCGGCCAGTATGACGACACCCTTTAGCAACAATTTCCCGTTCAGTCCACTCCAAGATCCCATTCCTCAGCATCCGGCAACGGCTCCGCAGACCCATAATCCGGCCACCCCTTTCCTGGACGAAGTCCGTGACACCAAGGACGGAATCATCTCGTCCGGCCCTGGTGGTAGTGTTAGCCACGGTCACAACTACCTGTCTGGTGGATCTcaccaccagcagcagcatcatcatcatcatcaacaacaacaacagcaacaacaacagcaacaacacgCGACCGACAAACAAATGAGCGCTCTCAGTAGTTTATTGAACTGTAACGACGCTGCCacatcatcgtcgtcgtcttcgtcgtcctcttcgtcttcttcatcttcttcctcGTTGGCCGAATCTGGCCGGTTACGCATTTTGCTCATGCAAAGACCGGGCAACGCTCCGCCACCCTCAGCCCATCAGCAGCCAGGTCATTCTAGCAgtggtagtagtagtagtagtagtagtacaAGTACAAGTACAAGTACAAGTACAAGTACAagtacaaatacaaatacaaatactaaTAGtagcaacaacaataacaacaacaacaacaacgctagcggcaacaacaacagcagtaGTGTCAACGGGAGCCATCTGTTGGCGGCTTTGGGCGACGCTGAGGCCGTCAAACgcgaaaaagatgaaaatagCGGTGCGCCCTCTTGTGGCTCGTTGAGCGTCACCAAAGGCAGTCACGGCAACCGCATTCTCAAAGGGTTGCTGAACCAGGACGATGGCGATGAAGCTGATCAAGCGGACGATACGAGCAATCATCGCTTCTTGTTGACGGCCAGAGGCAACCTTTCTGGAGACGGAGTCAAGACCAGTAGTAGCGcgggcaacaacaacaacaacaccaccaacaccaacaacaataacaccaacaacaacaacaacatgctGCACAAATTGTTGAATGTGCGGAGCGACGACGATGCCGAGCAGCGGATGGGTCTGCGCAAGCCCAACGAATTGCTCAAGAAACTTCTCAAGGACCCCGAAGAGGATCACCAACAGGCAAGTGGAAACGGCAGCAGCAGTGCCTGTGGCGGCACCGGAAGCGGTGGCACGGCCAACCAGCTCCAACAATTTCACCACCAAcgtcaacagcagcagcagcaacaacagcaacaccAGCAACACCAGCAACACCAGCAACACCAACAAAgtcagcagcaacagcaacagaaTCAACATCATCATTCAGATCAGGTGTCGTTCCAGGAAGAGCAATTACTGAAATCGTTTGGTTTCCCATCACCGACAGCCTCGTCAGGTTCGTCTACGGCAGCAACGGTTGCAACGGGATCTTTGGCCAACATGTTGGCTACCAGTCAAATGACTCATCTCAGATCTCCTCAACCGCCAG gcatGTCGAGCCATTGCGACGGATTGTTGGAGTTTGGCGGAGTTGTTTGTAGCAGTACGACCGCCAGTGGCATGGTGTTTGGTGGCAATGCTGCCGTTGGTGGAGCTAGTGGGATGCGGGGCACGAAAAGGCACAGCGAAGAAGCTCGTGACGAGGTGAAAGCCAGCAAAGAGCCCATGCTGAGCGCCGACCACCTGATGATGTCCGCAGGCGGAGGCGGGGTCTTGCACCAGCTGTTGGGTCCTCCGCCACTGTCGACGGCGTCGACGTCATCCTCTTCTTCCGCATCTTCCTCGTCTGCCTGCTCTTCTTCGGCTGCGTTGTCTTCGTCGTTGGCGCCATCGAATGCGCACAGTGTTGCAGCCACGACTCTTGCGATAGCCGCGTTGCAACATCAACCTCTTTCGTCGCCATCGACAGCAGCTGCCGTCGCGGCCGCCACGTCGGCCGTGGCTGCGGCCGCAGCTACGGCCAACGCGATGGCTTCTCAATTGCAAGCAGCGCCTAGTGCCCAGTCAGCCGCCGCTGCCGTTgctgctgccgccgccgccgccgccgccgccgccgctgctgctgctgccaaTCTGCCGGCCAGCAGTAAATTGTGCGAAAAAAATAAGATGTTGGCTTCGTTATTGGCCAAGACGCCCGTGATGCCGTCGCCGTCGTCGACCAATATTGCCTCGCCCAAACCGTCAGCGTTGCCTCAGGAGAAATTGCCTAAGGATTTGAAG GAGAAAATCCTTCAGACGCCGCCAGTCAGTGGAACGTCGGCTCCGGGCGCCCATTGGGCTGGAGGCTCGGTGCAAACCCAGCCCCCGACGACTATGCAATTGCCCCCGCATCCGGCGATCCAACAAcctcagcaacagcaacaacacgTTTTAaaccagcaacaacagcagcagcaacagcagcagcagcagcagcaacagcaacagcaacagcaacagcaacagcagcaacagcaacgaCATCCGGCCATGCAACAATCACAGCAGCATCAGTTACACCCTCGATCTCAGCATCTTCCACAACAACATCAGCATTTGAACCTCGGTCAgaagcaacagcagcaaccaACTCCTCAAACCGGTGGATTCTTGAATTCTCTCCTGAACCGGCCCATAGATTCCGCCTCGGGTCCCAATATTATCGGAGAGTCTCAACAACAGGCCaatcagcagcagcagcagcagcaacaacaacaacaacaactataTTTAGCTGCTCAACAGCCTCCGCCTGTCCAACTTCAGCATCGACCCAATCAGACGGTACAGAAATTGTCGCTCAACAACCAACAACAGCTTTCGGCGGCTATGAACTCGTCTGGTGGTTTCAACATTTCTCTTCATCCTCAACAacaccagcagcagcagcagcagcatcatCACCACcttcaacagcagcagcagcaacaacaacaacaccatcagcagcagcagcagcagcagcagcaacaacaacaacaacaacaacaacaacaacaacagcatcaTCAACTGCAGCATCAACTCTCTGGTTCTATGCTGGCCGATCGTGGCCTTTTGCAAGCTGGCGGAGGACCGGGCCAACGATCCGGCATGTCGATCCAGCCGCAACAGCAGACGTCGCATGCCAATTCCATGATGGCAGCCGCCAGTTTGGAAAGCAGCGATGGCAGCTACAGCGTTCACGCCGACTTTATGACTCCGCTGGACGTCCAAATGGCTTCTGTGGCCGGCTGGGGTGACACGCCTTCCATGGATCCGGAGCTTTCCGACATCATTGAGCAGGTCATCGACATGGATGAGCGCTACGAGAGCGATTCGATGATTTTCGGCGAATTGACATCGGTCACGCCACCGCCAGTCGCCATCCAGCCCGTCCTGTCCGTTCAGTCGTCGCAAGCGATCGCTTCGGTGGCTCAAGCGACTGCCATTGTCGGCCCACTAGGCCCGCACCTTCAAATGGACATGTCGAAAGAGAAACTGGCCATCACGGCCATTCAAAAGTCGCTCATGTCCTACGAGAAGATTCCCACCGTAGCTCAAAGTCCTCCGGCCTACAATCTGCCCGGCTACGCACAACAGGGTCAAGGAGCACCGACGAGAATGTCCACTCCAACTTACGGCATGAATTCAGCACCGGCCAGTTCATTGCCCATGGCGAATCAACAACTGCAAACCAACTTGACGATGCCGGGAGCTAGAAAACAGAAATTACCCGTTCAGCAAAGACGACTGGCTAATagacaacagcaacagcagcagcagcaacagcagcagcagcaacagcagcagcaacagcaacagcaacagcagcagcagcagtcaTCGTCgcaagaacaacaacaacaacaacaacaaccagcTCCTCAGCAGCAGCTACTAGGCGTCTTGCTGAATGAATCGTCTGTACAACACACCCAAGGGGCACAGCTCTCACCCGGAGCCTTGCAAATTATGGATGACCTACTTAACGCGATCCCACCCAACATGACGATATCCAG GTCGGATTCGCAAGTCTCGCCCAACTATGGTTCGGTGATGTTGAGCAGTCCGCTCGGTAGTGGGCCACTGTCATCGCAAATCTCGCCCGGTCAGCGCCCAATGCAGCCACCTTTTTCGCCCCACGGTCCGATGAGTGCGGCCAATGGTGGCAACTACAATCAAAACCCTCAGGCACAAATGGCCAataacagcagcagcaacaactaTGCGCCTGGAGGGCCTTCGTCTCGCTTGTCGCCATTTAGTTCAGCTCAAGTCTCACCCCGTATAGGGGCCCCTTCTCAAGGCtttcaacagcaacaacagcaacaacagcaacaacaacagcatgGAGCCCAATTATCTCCACAGCCAGGAGTCGGAGCCAGATCCAGTCCCGGCATCAGCTTGCAAGGTCAACCCAGTCCCGGTGTGGCGGTCGGCCCGTGGAACAACAACGTGCCCAATCGGCCTAATCTTCAGCCTCAGagacagcaacagcaacagcaacagcaacagcctcagcagcagcaaaaacaacaacaacaacaacaacagcagcaaccgCCTCAACCTCAACCTCAACAGCAACATTTGCTGGGCTACGGTCAAGGCATTCGCAGCGGCTACGCTCCTCGACCTGCCATCAGATCGTTGGCCAATTCAGGTCCGCCCAATTGTGTTGGTCCACCAGGTCCTAGTAGTGGCAACAGCAACAGACAGAGCTACAATAACAATGGCATATCAGACAATCCAGCCGGTCCAAATCCTTCGAACGGCATATTTGTGcgtcaacagcaacaacaacaacagcagcagcagcagcagcagcagcagcagcagcagttgAGATTGCAGCGAACTGTGAGCGCACCTAGTGGGGTTATTCCAG GTGCTGGTGGTGGCCCGGTTCAAGTTGTTGGGCGAAACGATGGCGGCAACAGTGGCGGAGGACCCGCAATGGCATCGGAATACGTTCGCAAAGAACTGAAGGCAGTGGTTGGAGCACGAACAATCCAAAGAGGTTTGTCTGGCCCGATTGGAAACTTAAATCAAAATCTCGGGTCGGGTCCGATGAACCACAGCTCACCACCCATGATGGTGCCTGGTGGTAAGCCACTCAATCAAGCAGATCTTGAAGCCCTCGGTCTTAGTTACGAATTGCCGCAAG gAAATGATGGATTACATGGAAGAATTTGGGATAGCCCCAACATGGGAGAGTCGCCCTCGCAGACGATGCCGTCTGTCAGA AACACGATGGAAGAAGCTCCACGGCCAGCCGATCCTCAAATGTCTCTTCTCAAGCAGTTGCTCTCGGAGTGA